The bacterium genome contains the following window.
AGAAGTGCAGCCCCTGCCCCAGCCTCGCTCCGATCACCGATGCCGGATACCGCGCCACCAGTTCCGGATGCGCGAAAAATCCCGCCGCCAGCCGCTCGCCCCTCCCGGCCATCTCGTAACAGACGTCCAGCGGCCGCTCCACGTTGGGCGCGTACGCCACCCGCACCAGGCATTCCGACGCGCCCGACTGCACGGCCCTCACGGCCGCCTCGCGCGCCCCGTACGACCCGATCCGGTCGATGTGCGAGAGGTGCTTGCCGGACAGCGCCCCACCACCGATGGGGATTCGCGGGCCGTAGAAGTCCATGACGAGCTTGCGGCCGGTCTGGCCGTTGTCGCCGTTGCTGCCGGCCTGCACCAGCGGGCCGTTGGGGTTGATCATCAGCTCGATCTCGTCCCAGCGGGCGCGCCAGCGCGGGTCGCGCTCCCTGGCCCCGGCGTAGGCCAGCGCGAGCACCTGCACGAGCGCCTCGCAGACGTCCATGAACTTCGCATCCGCGCGCTGCTGCAGCGTGACCAGCAGGTGTTCCACGATCCAGCGCCCGCCCTCCTCGCGCAGGCGCAGCAGCAATTTGCCGTCGGGTCCCTGCCCGGCCAGCGGCCCGTCGGCGCAGGCCGCGGCCAATGCTTCGCGCAGCACGTGGCAAAGGTAGTGCTCCGGCGGCAGGTAACGCGTGTTCGCGTCGTAGCCGGCCCAGCCGAGCACCACGCTCTGGTCGTTGACCTTGCCCGTGAACCGGGCGGGGTCGTCGAGCACCTCGCACACGGCGCTGTGCACCGTGTAGCGGTTGGCGTCGACGTGGTTGCCCGGCACGTAGCCGATCGCCAGGCCCGTTTCCACCACGATCTCCCGGAGCGTGCGCGCCAGAGGCCGTCGGGTGCAGATGCCGCCGGTGAGCCAGAGTTGGCAGGACCAGACGGCGACCTCGATCTGGGCGTAGGCGTCCGGATCGATCTGGACGCCTTCGGCGACGATGGCGTCGGCGACCTGGTCGCAGAACTTGTCGGGGTGGCCGGGCAGGACGATCTCGCTGATGCGGATCATGAGCTGTCTCCTTTCAGTTCCGGAAGCTGGGTGTAGGCGAGGCCAGCGCTCTCCAGTGCCGCCGGGCTGCCGTCTCGGCTCACCAGCACGTGCAGCCTCGTGCCCGCCGTTTTCGCCACGAGCTGCCGGTCCAGCGCCTCGATGTAACCGTCGGTGACCACCACGGCCGACGCCGGGCGCGTCCGGATCAGGTGCTCGAGCACGCAGGTCATGCTGGTGCCGCCCGTGGTCTGCGCTTTCAGGACGCCGCGCTCGATGACCGCGGGCGCGACGTGGGTGCTGAAGGCCCAGAACGGCCGGCGGATCAGGCCCGTCAGCTGCCCGAGCAGGGCGACGAGGTGCGGCATTTCGGCGTACATGGAACCAGAGACATCCAGGTAGACCTGGGCCGTACCGGCGCGCCGCGGGACGGTGCCGCCCCAGCGGGCCTCCGGCAGGAAGGGCGTCCACTGCGCGCGCAGGAAGGCGCGGCGGTCGTGCGGCGAGAGCACGGGCAGCCGGTACTCGCGCGGGGCGTCGAGATGCGCGCGCGAGCGCCTGTCGGGCGTGAGGTGCCGGCGCAGGATCGCCAGCGTCGTCGCCCGCCACTGCCGCAGCGGACCGTCGGCCGCGGCGAAAAGCGCCTCGTAGGGATCGGCGCCGGCGCCGCGGCCACCGGGAGCGCGCCAGACGCCCTCACCGTTCATCTCCCGCATCGCCTTCTCGAGGGCTTCCCGCAGGGCGTCCGGCAACGCGTCGCCCCGCTCGTCGTGGTTGCCGAGCAGTTCGCCGGCGCCGCCGTCGCCTTCGTCTCCGAGCGTGAAGGGACCCCGGCCGCGCGCCCCCGCGCCCGCCTCCTCCAGATGCACGGCCAACGCCTCGATGTCGTCGGCGATCAGTTCGCCGCGGTACAGCGCAGCCCAGGCCCGCACCCACGTCGGCAGATGGTCCTTGTTCTTCCGCATGGCGGACAGACACTCGAGTTCCTCGGCGTTCATCGCGCGGAGCAGCCTTTTCAGGCCGGGACTTTCGCCGTAGTACCGCGCCATCATCGCGGAATAGCCGCTGCCGTACTGGCGGTGGATGATGGCGTTGATCACCGCGTCGAGGGCCAGGTGGCGGGCTGGTGTCGGCGGCTGCCGCTGCTCGGTGTGGCGCAGGAGCACGTGGAGGAATTCGTGGATGATGACCGCCTTCACCTCGTCGTCGTTGGCGCAGTGATCGTCGACGAAGGCGAGGTTGACCAGCAGCCGCGGACGGTCCGCGCAGGTCACCGCCAGCGTCGGCACCCGCGTGGTGAAATCGACCTCCAGGATCTGCAGCACGGCGCGGATCGCGAGGGGGTTCTCGTCGATCAGTTCCAGCAGGATCGAGCGGAAGCGTCGTTCGTTCACGAGTAGAACCCCCCCAGGTCGAAAAGTTCGAGGCCGCGCCCGAGGCTGGCCTCGGTCCACAGCACGGGCCGCGCCGGGTCGTAGATCTGCGCCGTGCACAATCCCAGCAGGAAGGCGTGGCGCAGCACCGCGTCCCGTCCGCCCCGCGCCACCGACACGCGCCCGGCATCGGCGGGCAGCGGGCGGCAGGCCAGACGCCGGTCGGGATGCGGGAACCTCCCGCGCAATTCCTCCGGGTCGGCGAAGCCCGCCTCGGCCAGCAGGCGTTCGATCGCGTCGACGCTCACTGCCGATTCGAACCTCAGCCCGATCCGCAGCACGCACGGGCAGCGGATCGTGCCGTCGCCCCTGCCGAGCAGCGAGGAAACGATCGTCTCGGAGCGGGTGCGGCTCATGGGGCCGCCCATGTTGGCGCGCAGGCCGGGTCGGCACGCCCGCGGCGGCGACCATCCCGCGGCGGTCACGGCGCCTCCCTTTCCGCGAGCTTCCTGACGCAGTTGTCGATCTCGGCCTCCAGGGCCGCGGGATCCTCGGGGCTGACCCGTTCGACCAGGCACCAGTTGAAAAACTGGCGCGCCCGGTCGTAGCGTCCGCCGCTGTTCTCCAGTTCGGCCAGGACACGCGCGAAACGGTCGCAATCGGGATGGACCGTGCCATGGTCGGCATACCGCTCCTGCCAGGAGACCACGCCCTCCACGGACAGGATGGGAGCGGCGACCCTGGCGAGGTCGTTGACCCCTTCCGCGCCGATGACGAGGCGCCCCTGCGCGGCGAACGCGTAGGTGGCGAAGGCGAAGGCGGCGGCCCTCTCCCTGGATTCGGAGGCCAGCAGCCGGTTCACGGCCTGGGTGCACTCGTCCGGCCTGCGGCCGTGCACCAGGAGGATGTCGAGTTTCCTCGCCAGCGGCCGCTCCACCAGGAAGCGGTGGACCCAGCCGCCCTTGAAGGAAGTCCCGCAGTCCAGGGCGAAGCGGTGGGCCGCCGCCACGGCTTCCTCCCGGGCGGGAGGCCCCCAGGTCAGCTGCGGCAGGCTGGCCTTGAGCACGGTCAGTCGCAGCTCATCGGTCAGTTCGCCGGCGACGATCGACGCCGCGAGCAGGCTGCGCGCCATCAGCCGCACGCGGCGCGGTGAGACGCGGATGCGCGCGCTGTTGAGCGCCGTAGCCGCATTGGAGACGTAGTCCAGGACCGTTTCCGGGCACGCCTCGACCTGCTCGGCGAAAGCGCTTCGCCAGGATGCGACCTGTCGCAGGAGCTGACCCCCGTCGTCGGCGACCCGGCCCTCACCGCTCGGATCGGCGACGAGGGCCCGCGCCTCATCGTCCAGGCCGTCCCAGTCCGGCGCCTCCACGAACAGCGCGAAGCGGTCGGCCAGCGCCTGGTCCAGCGGCTCCGATCCCGCGTAGTCCTCGGCCCCGCCCTGGTCGGCCGAACACGGGTTCATCGCCGCCCAGCGGTAGCGCAGCCTGGGCAGCGCGATCCCCTGGACCCGGCGCTCGTGCACGAGAGCGAACAAGCGGTTCTGGTGCTCGGGCTTGCAGCGGCTGATCTCGTCGATCAGCACCGACTCGGCGCCCCAGACCGTGGCCGGCGTCTCGAGGAACTTCACGCCGCCGTGTTCCTGGTCCGGGTAGGGGAAGCCGACCAGGTCGTCGAAGGAGATCAGGCTGGCGTTGTAGTGGCGGTGCTCGAGGCCCAGGGCCTCGGAGAGGGAGTTGAGCAGGAAGGTCTTGCCGGTGCCCGAGGCGCCGATCAACAGGAGCGGATCCTCGGTGACCAGCGCGGCCAGGATCACCGGCTCGAGCCGGTCGAATCCGTAGACGCCGAGAGCGGACAGACGGGAATGCGCACAGGTAGGCACGTGGTCCTCCTTTTAGCGGATTTGCCGGAATGGCGGGGCCGCAAGCTGGATTCAAATCCCCCGGCCCGT
Protein-coding sequences here:
- a CDS encoding methionine adenosyltransferase domain-containing protein, with product MIRISEIVLPGHPDKFCDQVADAIVAEGVQIDPDAYAQIEVAVWSCQLWLTGGICTRRPLARTLREIVVETGLAIGYVPGNHVDANRYTVHSAVCEVLDDPARFTGKVNDQSVVLGWAGYDANTRYLPPEHYLCHVLREALAAACADGPLAGQGPDGKLLLRLREEGGRWIVEHLLVTLQQRADAKFMDVCEALVQVLALAYAGARERDPRWRARWDEIELMINPNGPLVQAGSNGDNGQTGRKLVMDFYGPRIPIGGGALSGKHLSHIDRIGSYGAREAAVRAVQSGASECLVRVAYAPNVERPLDVCYEMAGRGERLAAGFFAHPELVARYPASVIGARLGQGLHF
- a CDS encoding MoxR family ATPase, with translation MPTCAHSRLSALGVYGFDRLEPVILAALVTEDPLLLIGASGTGKTFLLNSLSEALGLEHRHYNASLISFDDLVGFPYPDQEHGGVKFLETPATVWGAESVLIDEISRCKPEHQNRLFALVHERRVQGIALPRLRYRWAAMNPCSADQGGAEDYAGSEPLDQALADRFALFVEAPDWDGLDDEARALVADPSGEGRVADDGGQLLRQVASWRSAFAEQVEACPETVLDYVSNAATALNSARIRVSPRRVRLMARSLLAASIVAGELTDELRLTVLKASLPQLTWGPPAREEAVAAAHRFALDCGTSFKGGWVHRFLVERPLARKLDILLVHGRRPDECTQAVNRLLASESRERAAAFAFATYAFAAQGRLVIGAEGVNDLARVAAPILSVEGVVSWQERYADHGTVHPDCDRFARVLAELENSGGRYDRARQFFNWCLVERVSPEDPAALEAEIDNCVRKLAEREAP